One genomic window of Clostridiales bacterium includes the following:
- a CDS encoding YtxH domain-containing protein, producing the protein MKGKLLRGIAAGTLIGAAAGMLIIPQMDRRTRKRIERAGRKVMDFTSDMMDGIRSWRS; encoded by the coding sequence ATGAAAGGAAAACTTTTAAGAGGTATTGCAGCCGGAACGCTTATCGGAGCAGCCGCAGGAATGCTGATCATTCCCCAGATGGACAGAAGAACCAGAAAAAGGATAGAAAGGGCTGGAAGAAAGGTAATGGATTTTACATCCGATATGATGGATGGTATAAGAAGTTGGCGTTCTTAA
- a CDS encoding helix-turn-helix domain-containing protein, which translates to MEILSLGEKIKLKRKEKNMTLKDLAGDKVTPGQISLVESGKSKPSIDLLEYIANKIDVSIDYILETEEHQADNLCKYYADIAYASIMNSSYKQALDALNMGMAYAKDYDREYYIGLYNLYYGMIDYKQENYENAQSEFMSASEVFLKTCKYKDLLETYMQLGMTAFKLSYFNSSLNYYKQAEKVMNNNKIVDDELLMNIYFNISLCYSRLENYSPSIDYALLSMEKLKKTTDRFQYSQSLLMLSLSYNSANKFDEALKYAQKAVDVLKELNKLNLIAKMETNMGIILSNIGSIGESFKHLQNAYKIESDIDDKMLPYTMLRIADNYLKVNDFDKAIEIVKKAYAKCCNTGQDEYMVAIYYYFYKIYCLKDDKKNAEISLLEAIGYLQNLDMPKELANVYIMLGEFYQKEKKQSEALEYLNKGLKIYKELGIVSSASINL; encoded by the coding sequence ATGGAAATACTTTCCTTGGGCGAAAAAATAAAATTAAAGAGAAAAGAAAAAAACATGACTCTTAAAGACTTAGCGGGGGATAAAGTTACGCCCGGCCAGATAAGCCTTGTTGAGTCCGGCAAATCAAAACCGAGCATAGATCTTCTGGAATATATAGCGAACAAAATAGATGTGAGCATAGATTATATACTCGAAACGGAAGAGCATCAGGCTGATAATCTGTGCAAGTATTATGCTGATATAGCATATGCTTCAATAATGAACAGCAGTTATAAGCAGGCGCTGGACGCTTTGAACATGGGAATGGCATATGCCAAGGATTATGATCGGGAGTATTATATAGGTCTGTATAATCTCTACTACGGGATGATCGACTATAAGCAGGAGAATTACGAAAATGCTCAAAGTGAATTCATGTCTGCAAGCGAAGTGTTTCTGAAGACATGCAAATATAAGGATTTGCTGGAAACTTATATGCAGTTGGGGATGACGGCATTTAAGCTGTCTTATTTTAACTCTTCACTGAATTACTACAAGCAGGCGGAAAAGGTGATGAATAATAACAAAATAGTCGATGACGAGCTGCTGATGAATATTTATTTTAATATATCGCTGTGCTATTCAAGGCTGGAAAATTATTCGCCCTCCATCGATTATGCGCTTTTGTCGATGGAAAAGCTGAAAAAAACCACCGACCGTTTTCAATATTCGCAGTCTCTGCTTATGTTAAGTCTGTCATATAATAGTGCCAATAAATTTGATGAAGCTCTCAAATATGCTCAAAAGGCCGTCGATGTCTTAAAGGAGCTTAATAAATTGAATTTAATAGCCAAGATGGAAACAAACATGGGCATAATATTGTCCAATATCGGGAGTATCGGCGAATCCTTCAAGCATCTGCAGAATGCGTATAAAATAGAATCTGATATAGACGATAAGATGCTGCCGTACACTATGCTCAGGATTGCAGATAATTATCTGAAGGTAAATGACTTTGACAAGGCCATAGAGATTGTCAAAAAAGCCTATGCAAAGTGCTGCAACACCGGACAGGACGAATATATGGTAGCCATTTATTATTACTTTTATAAAATTTACTGCCTGAAAGATGATAAAAAAAATGCTGAGATTTCCCTCCTTGAGGCCATAGGCTACCTTCAAAATTTGGACATGCCTAAGGAGCTTGCCAATGTATATATCATGCTGGGGGAATTTTATCAAAAGGAGAAAAAGCAAAGTGAGGCATTGGAATATTTAAATAAGGGTCTGAAGATATATAAAGAGCTTGGTATCGTATCATCTGCAAGTATAAACCTTTAA
- a CDS encoding FGGY family carbohydrate kinase, whose amino-acid sequence MECAMIFFIGPDFVKASVFNTEGTELLSAYEDIGLSIKHGCITQVPDKWEDAISKMIQNAVDSDSAIDIKYIAVTYIPGTMVCIDSSGLPVMDAIFPYDGRGRYEAHLYNKYNKKHKNRTDFPWTYNVIPKLLWIKYNRPDIYKKIFKVLTPDSYISYKLTGETAIDNYSAMQFGCDSNNFHYDGRLLDNFGLEKDIFPAICKTGECTGMIAGVVKEKLGLKSEVKMLAVSSFILPLLLASEDMDKNTILYDANSSSICFKYNSHKARLSGEIRKSLFRIEDKYIIIGNFEYMTYKWLKKYTKIDALKSDDYTPGSNGLIVVPYIIGDSLFQNFDIDAGIIGVNTANCGRDILAASYESQGYSLRKKIDILTDCGLNIENIILADDVKDSLKYNIISDITGKEIRISKECDLITRYAFESLFNKEHDLESEDEVITPDREKGIRYNVLFSLYKSAYNSLGDYCRFERKIQKKL is encoded by the coding sequence ATGGAATGTGCCATGATTTTTTTTATAGGACCGGATTTTGTAAAGGCATCTGTTTTTAATACCGAAGGCACTGAATTATTATCAGCATATGAGGATATCGGGTTATCGATAAAACATGGCTGCATAACGCAGGTTCCCGATAAATGGGAAGATGCAATATCAAAGATGATACAAAATGCAGTCGACAGCGACTCTGCAATCGATATAAAATACATCGCGGTAACATATATCCCGGGAACCATGGTATGCATCGACAGCTCCGGATTACCGGTTATGGACGCTATCTTTCCCTATGACGGAAGAGGGAGATATGAAGCGCACTTATATAACAAGTATAATAAAAAACATAAAAACAGGACTGACTTCCCATGGACGTATAATGTGATACCGAAACTTTTATGGATAAAATACAACAGGCCCGATATATATAAAAAAATATTCAAAGTTTTGACACCTGATTCGTATATCTCGTATAAGCTGACCGGAGAGACGGCTATAGACAATTATTCTGCGATGCAGTTCGGGTGCGATAGCAATAATTTTCATTATGATGGCAGATTACTGGATAATTTTGGCTTGGAGAAGGATATATTCCCGGCCATATGCAAAACCGGCGAATGTACGGGTATGATTGCAGGCGTTGTAAAAGAAAAACTCGGACTTAAAAGCGAAGTAAAAATGTTGGCCGTATCGAGTTTCATACTCCCTCTGCTTTTGGCTTCGGAAGATATGGACAAAAATACTATTTTATATGATGCAAATTCTTCAAGCATTTGTTTTAAATATAATTCACATAAGGCAAGGCTAAGCGGGGAAATCCGAAAGTCTCTCTTTAGAATCGAAGATAAATATATTATAATAGGCAATTTCGAATATATGACATATAAATGGTTAAAAAAGTATACAAAAATCGATGCATTAAAAAGCGATGACTATACCCCGGGTTCAAATGGCCTTATCGTCGTTCCGTATATTATAGGCGACAGCCTCTTCCAGAATTTTGACATCGATGCTGGCATTATAGGGGTGAATACCGCAAATTGCGGGCGCGACATTCTGGCGGCATCCTATGAATCTCAAGGTTATTCGTTAAGGAAAAAAATCGATATTTTAACGGATTGCGGCTTGAATATTGAAAATATAATTCTGGCAGATGATGTTAAGGATAGTTTGAAATATAATATCATATCCGATATAACAGGTAAGGAAATCAGAATCAGCAAAGAATGCGATTTAATAACAAGATATGCTTTCGAGTCTTTGTTCAATAAAGAGCATGATCTGGAATCGGAGGATGAAGTGATAACGCCCGACCGGGAAAAGGGCATCAGGTATAATGTATTATTCAGCTTATATAAAAGCGCGTATAATTCCCTTGGCGATTATTGCAGATTCGAAAGAAAAATACAGAAAAAATTATAG
- a CDS encoding class I mannose-6-phosphate isomerase: protein MLYPLKFHPVYKSILWGGRNIEKKFNRNIPDGKIAESWELCCRNDGMSIVSNGDLKGLTFEGMLEKYKEQLVGTDVYGVYKNFLPLFIKIIDANDRLSVQVHPDDKYAKSHGEGNGKTEMWYIIDAKPGAKLVYGLKIGVTKSDFIHSLSSGNLDKLLNEIPVSPGDVFYIPSGTVHAILDGILIAEIQQNSNTTYRVFDWNRVDKNGKPRELHIDKAIEVINFDNPPVLNRNRNYVDKGGYNERVLSENDYFTVKELNISDEFTGETDGRKFTVYMFIEGNGRIYYEKGCEPVSLGETVMLPASMGKYSIKGHAKILEIYVNTK from the coding sequence ATGTTATATCCATTGAAATTTCACCCTGTATATAAAAGCATATTGTGGGGCGGAAGAAATATAGAAAAAAAGTTCAATCGCAATATCCCGGACGGCAAAATAGCCGAAAGCTGGGAGCTTTGCTGCAGAAACGACGGCATGAGCATCGTTTCAAACGGAGATTTAAAGGGCCTGACATTTGAAGGCATGCTTGAAAAATATAAAGAACAATTGGTAGGAACGGATGTATACGGCGTATATAAAAATTTCTTGCCTCTTTTTATAAAAATAATAGATGCTAACGACAGATTGTCAGTGCAGGTCCATCCTGACGACAAATACGCTAAATCCCACGGCGAAGGCAACGGCAAAACAGAGATGTGGTACATAATAGATGCAAAACCGGGAGCCAAATTAGTATATGGCTTGAAAATAGGCGTAACCAAGAGTGACTTCATCCATTCCTTAAGCAGTGGAAATCTGGATAAACTTTTGAATGAAATCCCCGTATCCCCCGGAGATGTATTTTATATACCATCAGGTACGGTACATGCCATACTCGATGGAATATTGATCGCCGAAATACAGCAAAACAGCAATACAACATACAGGGTTTTCGATTGGAACAGAGTCGATAAGAACGGTAAGCCCAGGGAGCTTCATATAGACAAAGCCATTGAAGTAATTAACTTCGATAATCCGCCCGTATTAAACCGGAATAGGAACTATGTGGATAAAGGCGGCTATAACGAAAGAGTTCTCTCCGAGAACGATTATTTTACAGTAAAAGAGCTGAATATCTCAGATGAATTTACGGGCGAAACGGATGGCAGAAAATTTACGGTATATATGTTCATAGAAGGCAATGGGCGTATATACTATGAAAAGGGCTGTGAACCCGTTTCGTTAGGTGAAACAGTCATGCTGCCGGCATCTATGGGTAAGTATTCGATCAAGGGACATGCAAAAATACTTGAAATATACGTAAATACAAAATAA
- a CDS encoding CDC27 family protein: protein MVKKILCERCGQRRGRRQCPKYDYINICGECCSKIQLDSDCPDECINKGKVSARELHDKINSLMDAGITYEDKNPKEAIRLFNKVLGLDKNFLESYLEMSSAYDSLGMYDNSVRCLEKAYKLNKDGNLLYMIAEQYIKSGEYQKPINIILSNKEKFKDCRADYLLGKCYFSLKEYKNSISCMKKVLDEEGLNKGYRNKAAIILSRSYLSIKDAEDAIKYAKTLDDEYSKDRRELIEEGYFSAKRIYELLKYIESFKGIGYFEKDMLLRCAPMLKIKDKNVILNIIDDLLRSTYLKDDERLEIICRKICILFEDSRMNESFNLFEQNKESIIKMSGTTPECYSACCFAAFFAYSLDRPCAMHIYNSIAPQKTDEIVIDELYNAFKDMDISPSIKAKSIAKSVKVLSGKKNGSFLRTRVAADLLFENGEYYEALDMYHRASDAKAEDAFLLYRMAVCNIKLDKFKSAFKLLDRILSLNKYIPSAYPKIIICCVESGLDWADYFKHMEIEKLNFNEVYELGECLSKNEYYDKAGFLFNYLIDNYKNVDIYRRKKILHNLSFIYRKLKNYEKGIELIKSVPNEYLSRDLSIDLWCLYYESMQYDKAAEVFDIYLKDIKDPEVYFNSGILALKLKKYKEAVDYFEGCIHISIEQGYRKDELIQRALTDISICKANMGRGIDALSYVDRALKVRYDDRALDVLFMIQKKLLHGKEKNQEICGYESDCISKSECFDDEINSLFEKITSSIYPRKESIVKKDRVQEKIESFVKIEREKYKSDKDYIERSESAYCRLINEMFALFDKRVLSEITAADIDRSINEYDDFGRNGSQEYLYGCITPYFEDLSHLCHKVLYPYYKKSIDFLPVVHSMEDFKKLGIYCYESGGKRYYRIDFSFDISCSKYLFEINCHPGIRSEYIDCRIHYMPWEKLVWIISGIEKKWDIIDGIKSAGLLLLFYGGYKNYLGIEGDFKGSDEIIKLSGDIIKAGNECDYAVKNMLNGTLEYNMIENIRKLRGVIKGCIADISKVKLI from the coding sequence ATGGTAAAAAAAATTTTGTGTGAAAGGTGCGGCCAAAGGCGCGGAAGAAGACAATGCCCTAAATATGATTATATAAATATATGCGGAGAATGCTGCAGCAAGATACAGCTTGATTCAGACTGCCCCGACGAATGCATCAATAAAGGCAAAGTATCCGCAAGGGAATTACATGACAAAATCAATTCGCTTATGGATGCCGGTATTACATATGAGGACAAAAACCCAAAAGAGGCGATCAGGCTTTTTAACAAAGTGCTGGGGCTGGATAAAAATTTTTTAGAAAGCTATTTAGAGATGAGTTCTGCATATGACAGTCTGGGTATGTATGACAATTCCGTTAGATGTCTTGAAAAGGCGTACAAGTTAAATAAAGATGGAAATTTGTTATATATGATCGCTGAACAGTATATAAAAAGCGGCGAATATCAAAAGCCGATAAATATAATATTATCAAATAAGGAAAAATTTAAAGACTGCAGAGCAGATTATCTGCTTGGAAAGTGTTATTTTTCGCTGAAGGAATATAAAAATTCCATATCATGCATGAAAAAAGTTTTGGATGAAGAGGGCTTGAATAAAGGCTACAGGAATAAAGCAGCTATCATATTGTCAAGGTCTTATTTATCCATAAAAGACGCCGAAGATGCAATAAAATATGCGAAAACCCTGGATGATGAATACTCGAAAGACAGGAGAGAGCTTATTGAAGAAGGATATTTCTCAGCCAAAAGGATATATGAGCTTTTGAAATACATTGAGTCATTTAAAGGTATCGGATACTTTGAAAAGGATATGCTTTTGCGCTGTGCTCCCATGCTAAAAATAAAGGATAAAAATGTGATTTTAAATATCATAGATGATTTATTGAGGAGTACTTATTTAAAAGATGATGAAAGATTAGAAATTATATGCCGGAAGATATGCATACTGTTTGAAGATTCGAGAATGAATGAATCATTCAATCTGTTTGAGCAAAATAAAGAGAGTATAATCAAAATGTCCGGAACGACTCCTGAATGCTACAGTGCCTGTTGCTTTGCGGCATTTTTTGCATACAGCCTTGATAGACCATGTGCAATGCATATATATAACTCCATAGCACCGCAAAAAACAGACGAAATAGTCATAGACGAGCTGTATAACGCGTTTAAAGATATGGATATTTCGCCTTCAATCAAAGCAAAATCCATAGCAAAATCCGTTAAAGTATTATCAGGGAAGAAGAATGGCTCTTTTTTAAGAACCCGCGTAGCTGCGGATTTGCTTTTCGAAAATGGTGAATATTATGAGGCTCTTGATATGTATCATAGAGCATCAGATGCAAAAGCGGAGGACGCGTTCCTTTTATACAGGATGGCAGTATGCAATATAAAGCTCGATAAATTCAAAAGTGCATTCAAGCTGCTTGATAGAATATTGTCTTTGAATAAATACATACCTAGCGCATATCCTAAAATAATAATATGTTGTGTAGAATCCGGCTTGGATTGGGCAGATTATTTCAAACATATGGAAATTGAAAAATTGAATTTTAATGAGGTTTATGAACTTGGGGAATGTTTAAGCAAAAATGAATACTATGATAAAGCGGGTTTCCTGTTCAATTATTTGATCGATAATTATAAAAACGTAGATATATACAGGCGAAAGAAGATATTACATAACCTGTCTTTCATTTACCGGAAGCTTAAAAACTATGAAAAAGGCATTGAGTTGATTAAATCGGTGCCAAACGAGTATTTAAGCAGAGATTTGTCGATCGATTTATGGTGCCTTTACTATGAGAGCATGCAATATGATAAGGCGGCTGAAGTTTTTGATATTTATCTTAAGGATATAAAAGATCCCGAGGTATATTTTAATTCGGGAATACTTGCATTAAAGCTAAAGAAATATAAAGAAGCAGTGGATTATTTTGAAGGCTGCATACATATATCGATAGAACAGGGATACAGAAAAGATGAATTGATTCAGAGAGCATTGACAGATATAAGCATATGCAAGGCCAATATGGGCAGGGGAATTGATGCGCTGTCATATGTCGACAGAGCTTTGAAGGTCAGGTATGATGACAGGGCCCTTGATGTGCTTTTTATGATACAAAAGAAGCTGCTTCATGGGAAAGAGAAAAATCAAGAGATATGCGGATACGAATCTGATTGCATTTCAAAGTCTGAATGTTTTGATGATGAAATAAACAGTCTATTTGAAAAGATAACAAGCAGCATATATCCGAGGAAGGAGTCTATTGTAAAAAAAGACAGAGTTCAGGAAAAAATCGAAAGCTTTGTAAAAATTGAAAGGGAAAAGTATAAAAGTGATAAAGATTATATAGAGAGATCGGAGAGCGCATACTGCAGGTTGATAAACGAGATGTTCGCATTATTTGATAAACGCGTATTAAGTGAAATAACTGCTGCGGATATAGATAGAAGTATAAACGAGTATGATGACTTTGGTAGAAACGGTTCACAGGAGTACTTATACGGCTGCATTACACCGTACTTTGAAGATCTCAGCCATTTGTGCCATAAAGTACTTTATCCGTATTATAAAAAAAGCATCGATTTCCTTCCAGTCGTTCATAGCATGGAGGACTTTAAAAAATTGGGAATCTATTGTTATGAAAGCGGCGGGAAAAGATATTACAGGATCGATTTTTCGTTTGACATAAGCTGCAGCAAGTATCTTTTTGAGATCAACTGTCATCCGGGAATAAGAAGTGAATATATCGATTGCAGGATACATTATATGCCATGGGAAAAGCTTGTCTGGATAATATCCGGCATAGAGAAAAAATGGGATATAATCGACGGCATAAAAAGTGCGGGGCTTCTTCTCCTGTTTTATGGGGGTTATAAAAATTATCTCGGAATAGAGGGTGATTTTAAAGGCAGCGATGAAATAATAAAGCTTTCGGGGGACATTATAAAAGCTGGGAATGAATGCGATTATGCCGTAAAAAATATGTTAAACGGCACCTTGGAATATAACATGATCGAAAATATAAGAAAATTAAGAGGTGTGATCAAGGGATGTATTGCCGATATTTCAAAGGTAAAGCTCATTTGA
- a CDS encoding rhomboid family intramembrane serine protease — protein sequence MSDNKTKSPATNTLIAINVLIFLYIYANGGINSYEALVKYGAKINSLIVGGEYWRFFSSAFLHANLAHIAFNMYSLYNIGKLDESIFGSKKFIIIYFFSALSGSIFSFVFSNSPSIGASGAIFGLLGAVLYLCRKYPRILTSSFGINILVIIGLNIFYGLSNPQIDNFAHIGGLIGGYMSANITGLKGDDRIDSKKLLFTAASILLVICGTIIGIKINS from the coding sequence ATGAGCGATAATAAAACAAAATCACCGGCTACGAACACATTGATAGCAATAAACGTATTGATTTTCCTCTATATATATGCAAATGGCGGAATAAACAGCTATGAGGCTCTTGTAAAGTATGGTGCAAAGATAAATTCACTGATAGTAGGCGGGGAATACTGGAGATTTTTTTCCTCGGCCTTCCTCCATGCCAATCTTGCCCACATAGCATTCAACATGTATAGCCTGTATAATATAGGGAAACTTGACGAGTCGATATTTGGCAGCAAAAAATTTATTATAATATACTTTTTTTCCGCTTTATCCGGAAGTATATTCAGCTTTGTCTTTTCCAATTCACCTTCTATCGGCGCTTCAGGCGCCATATTCGGACTTTTAGGGGCAGTATTATACCTTTGCCGTAAATATCCCAGAATACTGACATCATCCTTTGGAATAAATATACTTGTCATAATAGGGCTCAACATTTTTTACGGCCTTTCAAATCCGCAAATCGATAATTTTGCCCACATTGGAGGGCTGATAGGAGGATACATGTCGGCAAATATCACCGGTTTAAAAGGTGATGACAGGATCGATTCCAAAAAACTCCTATTTACCGCTGCATCAATATTACTGGTAATTTGTGGTACAATAATCGGTATAAAAATAAATTCATAG